ACGCGAAGGGGTACACGCTGCCCAAGCTGCCCTACGCGACCGACGCCCTCGAGCCGAGCATCGACGCGAAGACGATGGAGATCCACCACGGAAAGCACCACCAGACTTACGTGGACAACCTGAACAAGGCGCTCGCCAAGACCGAGTGGCTGGGCAAGCCGATCGAGGAACTGGTGCGCGACTACAAGAAACTCCCGACGGAGCTGCAAGCGCCGGTGCGCAACAACGGCGGCGGGCACCTGAACCACTCGTGGTTCTGGCAGATGATGACGAAGGGCGGCACCCCGCTGAAGGGCGAACTGCTGAAGGCCGTCGAAGCGAGCTTCGGCGGCGTCGACGGCTTCAAGAAGGAGTTCGCGACCGCCGCAACGACGCAGTTCGGCAGCGGATGGGCGTGGTTGGTGAAGGGCAAGGACAAACCGTTGGCCCTGGTGAAGACCGCGAACCAGGACAACCCGATCACCGACGGCCACACCGTGCTGCTCGGGTGCGACGTGTGGGAGCACGCCTACTACCTGAAGTACCAAAACAAGCGCGCGGACTACGTGAATGCGTGGTTCAGCGTCGTGAACTGGGACTTCGTCGCCGCGCTGTTCGAGAAGAAGTGAGCGAGTGGGGAAGGAGAACAGAAAGAGCCGCGGATAACACGGATCACGCGGATCAAGACAGAAGACGGATTGGCCACAAAAAGGCACAAAGGGCACAAAAAAGAGAACAGAAGGCAGAGTTCAGAAATCAGAAATCAGCAGGCGAAGAGCCGAGTTCGTTTGAAGCCGTTAGGGACTAACCGAATACGCG
This region of Gemmata massiliana genomic DNA includes:
- a CDS encoding superoxide dismutase yields the protein MISRRELLRSATAGAAALALPSFGRADDAKGYTLPKLPYATDALEPSIDAKTMEIHHGKHHQTYVDNLNKALAKTEWLGKPIEELVRDYKKLPTELQAPVRNNGGGHLNHSWFWQMMTKGGTPLKGELLKAVEASFGGVDGFKKEFATAATTQFGSGWAWLVKGKDKPLALVKTANQDNPITDGHTVLLGCDVWEHAYYLKYQNKRADYVNAWFSVVNWDFVAALFEKK